The Candidatus Angelobacter sp. DNA segment ACTATACGTGGATCAGCGGCTGGTATCCCGGCACCACGACGCATTATGTTTACGACGGGAAGCGGGTGATCCAGGAGCGGACGAGCAATCCGACGGTGAGCTACACGCGGGGCGCGGACCTGTCGGGTTCATTGGAAGGCGCGGGTGGCATCGGCGGCTTGCTGTCGCGCAGCCATGCGTATCAATCCGGGAGCGGGAGCTTCACGAACCACAATTATTATCATGCCGATGGAAACGGGAACATCACCTACATGGTGGACACCAATCAAAGCATGGTGGCGAGTTATCGGTACGATCCGTTTGGGAACACGATTTCATCGAGCGGCACGTTGTCGGGGGTGAACGTGTATCGGTTCAGCTCGAAGGAACGGCACAACAACAGCGGGATGTATTACTACGGCTACCGTTGGTATGATCCCAACCTCCAACGGTGGCCAAATAGAGACCCGTTGGGTGAGTTCCCTGACGGCCCGAACTTGTATGCCTTCGTCGGCAACAATCCGTTAACCAGAGTGGACATTGACGGGCTGACGTGGCGGAGCAACTGGGACTTCTTCTGGGATTGGGCGCTTGGTCGCGGTGGCAACAACCGTAACTACAATGACGGCTCGACGGAGTCGGGCGAAATGAAGAACTCGCCCGGCGGTCAAGCGATGCGTGACAAGTTTTACAAAGGCGGCTGTAAAGACTTCAACAACGGCAACTATGGCACGGGCAGAGCAGCCTGGGATACGCTCGTCAATCCGTCCACGGCTGACTGGTCTGGCACGGGCGCTCAAGTAGGAGGCTTTGGCGGAGCTACTGCGACGGACAACGGCAACGGCACGGTCACGTTCTGCATTCCAAACGTCGCGGGAACGCACTCGTTCTTCTATCACATCGTCCCCGACCGCAGCGGCACGACCGGCCCAGGAAGAAACATCAAGCAGACCATCTGCTGGACAGAGCCGATAGACAAAAGCAAGTGCCCGTGCCCGAAATGAGAAATCCTCTTTTGAAATGCGCGCTTGGTCTGAGCTTGTTCAGCATGTTCACCGGTTGCGGAAAACCGCCAAACAACTCTGACGTGCCGGGAACTTATGTTGCTGAATATCCGTTCGCGACGGAGAGCGTGACCATTAAAGACGGTGGCAAGTTCGACCAAACCATCAAAGTCAAAGCGAGTGGCAAGGTGGCGACAACAAATGGAACGTGGCGCTTCGACGCCAAAGATGGAGACATCTACTTCAGCGAAGAGTTCATGGTGGTTGTGGATGGCTTTGGTGAAATGGTCACGAACTTCGACACCCCCACCAGGAAAGCCATCTCAATCCTGCCGGTGCGCCGCTCGTTTGGGAAAATGCAAATCGGCGTTGATCCACGCATTCCTTACAAGAAGCTGCCGAGCGCGTCACCGTAAGCGAAACCGCCGGTGACCTCGACAGCCTTGCAACGTCGCATCCGCGTTCTCCTTTGGATCTTCATCGCCGGCTTGGTCATCAGCGGCGCGACGGCAATCCCGCTCGAAACGGAAGTCAACTTGCTGGCTCGAATCATCGGCGCAAACGACAGCGCCAACTTGGAACAACCAGGCTTGCTTCGTTGGCTCGCTCTTGTGCGCGACGGCATCGTGGCAACCAACGCCAAATATCCGTTCATCGGCTACGGCACGGACTGGCTGGCGTTCGGGCACTTCGTCATTGCAATCGCGTTCATCGGGCCGTTGCGCGATCCCGTGAAGAACGTTTGGGTTGTCGAGTTCGGGATGATTGCATGCGCGCTGGTCGTGCCGTTCGCGCTGGTGATGGGAGGCGTTCGCGGAATCCCGTTCGGCTGGCGATTGATTGATTGCTCATTCGGAATTTTCGGAATCATCCCGCTTTGGTTCTGCCGTCGACTCATCAAGCAACTCGCGGAAGCGAACCAAACCGTCCGTCCCGCACAAACGGTGTAAGGAATCTGGCTCGCCTCAGGCCGGCTCGATAGAAGGTCGGCCACCCGCGCCTGCCGCACAGCCCTGGCGCTACGTCTTCGCTGCGGAGTGCGGAACGTCCAGAGCCAGAGCGTGCGCCCCTTCCACCCCCGCACCCTCTGGCTCTGGCCGCTCCTTCGCTCAGACTCCGGCCAGGGCTGCTAGCGGCCCGCCGCCCTTAAAGACACCCCCGGCGGGCGCTCCGTGTCACGCTGGCTGCTAAGAAGGGAAGGCAGCCAGCGCGCCACTCCGCGCAGGTGGCTGCACCGGGGGCGGGCCAACCGGAATAGTGGCGCTCGCCGACTCGCGCCAGAGCTTCGCACGTTCGAGCGTCGCGGTTGCAATCGTGGCGTTTCGGGTGTTCGCGCGTGGCGACAGGCTTCGTTCGCAGTGAGCGCTCGCAATGGAATTGAATGCGCTGTCGCGCGCGGCAACGTCAGTGCGTCACGCTCAAAGCTCACTGCGCCCGCCGCCCCGCTTCGTCTGTCATCGCGTGCTGTTCGGAAATGTCAGTGTTCACGACGCCGGCAGCTTCGCTGCCGAGGTTTGGCAACGGGTTGTCCGCGTCATGGCCGATGCGTGGCCGTGTTGGAGTTCGGAAGTTCCCGGATTGCTTTTAGAATGGGATGACTGGCAACGGCCACGCTCGCGGGAAAACTTCGACGCGCGCGTTGCAATCGAACGTCGCGGGCCAAGTCAGATTGCTGATGCGCTCTAGCGCCGCGCGGCGCACCGCGATTGCTTGCCCCGGTAACGACCCCCAAGCAATCGCTGCTTCGCCGTCGTCCGAGCCGCTGAAATCACAAGGCACGCGTTACCCCTTAGCGTGGTAAGGATTTTGTGTCCGCTACGCGGCCACGCAACCGCCGCGCGGTTGACCGGGAATGTTCCGGCCATCTTCCCGGACACGTCCAGCAACTGTCTGCTGACGCGGCCAGTCCACGACCGCAAACAGTCCGGGGACAGGCAGCGGCTAAGGAAAGGAAGCGTTCAGTTCCCGGTCGCGGACTGGGCAACCAACGCGTTGACGACCTCGATGATTTTGTCCTGCTGACGGCGGGGCAGCTTGGCCACGCGGTCGAAGACCTGGCCGAGCTTGCCGCCGGGCGTGACCGCCCGGCCTGGCTTCGGCTCGCCGAGCAGTTCATGCACGGTGACGCCGAGCGCCTTGGCCATCGGCGCGAGAACATCCGAGCGCGGAATCTGCCCGCTGCGTTCCCAATAGCTGACGTTGGTGTTGGACTCGCCGATTTGCTTGGCGAGTTCACGCACGGACAACCCGGCTGCTTCACGCAGCCGCCGCAAGTTGGACTTCGTTGCCATGAGCGCACCATAAAGCCGGTCTGAAAATAAAGCTTGCATGTGCGCAGTATATTGCGCACTCATGGGCAATGCAATCACACTTGACACTCTTTTCAGAAACGGAGGCAGCCGATGGCCTGGCGCATTCCTGAATCTGAAATCGAGCGCGTGAAGCGCCAGACCGATTTGCTGGCGCTGGTGCGCAGCCGGGGCATCGAGTTGAAGCCGCACGGCGCGAAAGACTTCATCGGACGCTGTCCGTTCCACGACGACCAGGCCAATCCCAACTTCATCGTCAGCCCGGCCAAGGGACTCTTTCACTGCATGGCGTGCGGCGCGGCGGGCAACGCCATCCAGTTCGTCGAGCGGCACGACGGCTTGAGCAGCTTTCGTCACGCCTTCGAGTTGTTGAACCAGGGCGGCGCGGCGGCGTTCACGCCCGCGCCGGCCTCCGTGCCGCGGCTGCCCTGTCCGCTCGATCCGGCGGCGGAGGACGCGGCGCTGTTCAGCCAGGTGACGGCTTACTATCACGAACGCCTGAAACAGTCCGCGCCGGCACGCGCTTACTTGCGTTCGCGCGGACTCGGCAGCGATGAACTCATC contains these protein-coding regions:
- a CDS encoding RHS repeat-associated core domain-containing protein, translating into YTWISGWYPGTTTHYVYDGKRVIQERTSNPTVSYTRGADLSGSLEGAGGIGGLLSRSHAYQSGSGSFTNHNYYHADGNGNITYMVDTNQSMVASYRYDPFGNTISSSGTLSGVNVYRFSSKERHNNSGMYYYGYRWYDPNLQRWPNRDPLGEFPDGPNLYAFVGNNPLTRVDIDGLTWRSNWDFFWDWALGRGGNNRNYNDGSTESGEMKNSPGGQAMRDKFYKGGCKDFNNGNYGTGRAAWDTLVNPSTADWSGTGAQVGGFGGATATDNGNGTVTFCIPNVAGTHSFFYHIVPDRSGTTGPGRNIKQTICWTEPIDKSKCPCPK
- a CDS encoding helix-turn-helix transcriptional regulator codes for the protein MQALFSDRLYGALMATKSNLRRLREAAGLSVRELAKQIGESNTNVSYWERSGQIPRSDVLAPMAKALGVTVHELLGEPKPGRAVTPGGKLGQVFDRVAKLPRRQQDKIIEVVNALVAQSATGN